In the genome of Sphingopyxis sp. YF1, the window CGAGGGGCCGGCGCGCGAAGTTTATGATTTCACCTGGGAGGCCAGCGTTGCCCTTTAACCGTCCAACCCTGACCGCGCTCATCGATCGCGCCCGCGCCGATATCGACGGCCGCTTGCCCGGCGCCGACAGCAAATTGCCGGCAAGCGTCCTGGACGTGAAGGCGCGCAACAGCGCCGGCGCGGTGAACGGGCTCTATGGCTATCTCGATTGGCTGGCCGACCAGATTTTGCCCGACCGCGCCGAGGCGGAAATCCTCATGCGTCATGCCTCGACCTGGAACATCCCGCGCAAGGGCGCGGTCGGCGCGACAGGGCCGGTCGGCCTGACCGGCGTCCTGGGCGCGGCCGTTCCGGTCGGTAGCCCGCTCGTCCGCGAAGACGGTGTCGAATATCGCACCACCGCCGCGGTGACGCTCGGCGCCGGAACGACGATCGCGCCGGTCGAGGAAGTGGCGGGCGGCGTCGCCGGCGACACCGCGCCCGCGACCCAGCTGCGCTTCATCGCGCCGATCACCGGGGTGAACGCCGCCGCGATCGTCCAGGCGCCGGGGCTGACCGGCGGAGCGGCCGAGGAAGATGACGAGGCGCTGCGCGCCCGCCTGCTCGCGCGCATCCGCACGCCACCGAACGGCGGATCGAAAGGCGATTACCAGCGCTGGGCGCTGGAGATCGCCGAGGTCACGCGCGCATGGGTGTTTCCGGGCTGGATGGGCGCGGGCACGGTCGGCGTGACTTTCGTCCTCGACGGCCGCGCCGACATCCTGCCACTTCCCGGCGATCTCGCGGCGGTCGAGGCGCATCTCGACGATCGGCGCCCGGTCACCGCCGATGTCGTCGTCTTTGCGCCCGAGCCCTTTCCGATCGACGTTCGGATCAAGATCGTGCCCGACACGACGGCCGCGCGCGCCGCGGTGCTGGCCGAACTCGACGACTTCTTTCGCCGCGATGCCGAGCCGGGCGGCATGATCTACCTGTCGCGCATGCGCGAGGCGGTGTCGATCGCCGCGGGCGAGGTGTGGCACGATCTTGAACTGCCCAGCCTCAATATCCAGGCGCCCGCCGGATCGCTGCCCGTGCTGGGAGATGTCGAATGGGTGTAGCGCCGTCGACCAACCAGCTGCCGGTACGCGACGCCATCGCCTATCGCGAGCAGCTCGCCGCACTGCTGCCGCGCGGTCGCGCCTGGCCGCGCCACGAAGACAGCACGTTGATGCGGTTGCTTCATGCCGAGGCGGACGAGCTGGCCCGCGTCGACGGCCGCGCGTCCGACCTGTTCGAAGAGGTGGACGTGCGCACGGCGCTGGAACTGCTCGGCGACTGGGAGCGCGTCGCGGGCTTGCCCGATGCGTGCACGCCGGCGCCCGATTCGATCGCCGAGCGGCGCGCGGCGTTGCTGTCGCGGATCACTGGTCAGGGCGGGCAGACGCCGGCCTATTTCGTCGAGCTGGCGGCGAGCATCGGTTACGCGATCACCATCGACGAGTTCCGGCCCTTTCGTGCCGGCATGCGGTGCGGCGAGCGCCTCTATGACGAAGCCTGGGCGCATGTCTGGCGCGTCAACGTCCAGCCCGCCGCGATCGACACCGGGACCGGTGTGTCGGTCCGCTATTTCCGCGCCGGGCAGAGCCGCGCCGGTGAACGGCTCGTCGGTTACGGATCGCTCAACCTCGAATGCCTGATCATGCGCGCCCGGCCCGCGCACACCAACGTCCTTTTTGCCTACGACATCGAACCCGAGCCGCTGGCCTGGTTCGACTTTACCGAAGAATAGGAGACCAGCCATGCATCGCATCGACGGCCCCGGCCATGTCGGAAACCAGTTCACCTCGGGCGATCCCTCGATCGGCCAGCAGGCGACGATGGTCACCGCCGACTGGCTCAATGACATGCAGGGGAACATGGCCCGCGCCATCGAGCAGGCGGGGATCGCGCTGGCGAAGGGGAACTTCGATCAGCTCTATGCCGCGATCGTCGCGATCGCTGCCGGCGCGGCGGGCGACGGCAGCGGCGCGGTGCCGACGACGCGCCAGCTGATCGGCGCCGGCCTTGTCCAGGTGATCGGCGACCTTGCGGTCGATCGCACGATCAACGTGAAGAAGGCGTCGCCGGCCAGCGTGGCGGCAATGATCGCTGACGACGAAGCCATCACGCCCTTCGCGCTCCAGGGCGGTGCGGGCGGCAGCCTCATGGCCGGCATTGGCTATAAAACGATCTTCGGGCTGATCATCCAGTGGGGCACCTATTCGGTGGGCGCGAACGCGTCGGTCAACGTCACCTTTCCCACGACTTTTCCGACAATGTGCGTGCACGCGGACTGCGCCGGTGGCCGCCTCGATTATGGCGCCCAGGACAATAATCCCGTGGTTAGCAGCAAATCCGCGGGAGCCGCGACGATCTTCAACGCCACCGACGGCGTTGGCGTGACCGGCACCTGGTTCGCGATCGGTTTCTAAGGAGACATCGACATGGAACAGCTTCAGCATTTCTTCAGCCCGTCGACCGGCAGCTGGTTCAACGAGGCGATCCACGGCCCGCGCCAGATTGCCGACCCACAAACCGAGGCGCAGATTGAGGCCGGGCGTAAGCCGCGGTATCGCGTCAACCCCGCGTGCACGATCCCGGTCGACGCGATCGCCGTCGACCAGTCGCGCTGGATGGCGCTGCTGACTGCGCAAGGCGAGGGCAAGGTCATCAGCATCGATGCCGGCCGCGTCGTCGCGATCGACCCGGTGTCGACAGCCGAGGAGCAGCTCGCCGCGATCCGCGCGCGCCGTGATCGCCTGCTCCTCGCGACCGACCCGATGGTCACGGTGCCGGACTATCCGATCACCGAAGAACAGCGCGCCGAGCTGCTCGCCTGGCGCCAGGCGCTGCGCGACTTCCCCGACGCGATCGCGCCGTCGCTGCCATCGGCCGACGTCGAATGGCCGCCCCGGCCGAGCTGGATCGGTGAGCAGGGGGAAAAGCTGTGAGCCGCCGCAAGCAACCCGCGCTGCCCGTCCCGACGACCGACGAGGCCGCGATCGCGCTGATCAGCGAATATATCGACGTCGAGCGGAGGTTGCGCCTAGCTGCTGAAGCCGCCGACGAGATGATCGCGGGGGTGAAGGAGGGACTCGACGAGATCAAAGCCGAGGCGCGCCCCGAACAGGAGCAGCGCTTCGCGGCGATCAAGAGCTGGTGGGAAGCGGGTGCCGCCCAACGATGGGCGGGGAAGAAGCGTTCGGCCGACGTCGCCGGCGCCAAGATCGGGACGCGCCTGTCGAACGCGTCGGTGCGCATGCCGAAAGGGATCAAGATCGACGCGATCGTCGAATGGCTGCGCGGCCACTCCTGGACGGGCGCGTCGCGCTTCGTGCGCGCCAAATATGAGTTGAACAAGGACGCGCTGATCGCCGCATGGCCCGACGAGGCCGACACCCGCAAGCTGTTCGAGGACAAGGGCGTGAAGGTCAGCCAGGCCGACCAGTTCTTCATCGACGTCACCCCGGCCGACACCAAGGAAGAGGCGCGCACCGATGGCTGAAACCTCCCGCGAAGCCGCGCTCGCAAAGGAAAACGCGGACCTCAAAGCCCAGGCCGAGCGCCTCGTCTCGACTATCGAAATCCATCATCGGAACTTCGACGAGATGTACGAGCGCGCGTCGGCCGAGCCGGGCGAGTTCGCCGCCTGGGTCGCCGGCATGACGCACCCCGACGCGGCGCAGCGGTGAAAGCCGGTCCCGCCGATCGCGCGCGCAAGTGCTTCGCGCTCGCCCGCCAACCTGGCACGCACGGCGAACGCGATGCGGCGATCGCGCGCGGCATGGCGATCGTTGAGCGTCACGGCCTCAACCCCAATGACTTCGACATTCCCGGCCGCATTCGCGGGAAAAGTGGAACGGTGATCATCGATGATCCACTGGCGCCGCACCGGGATGAAAGGTTTGATCAGGCGTGCCGCGACCAGCGTTGGCGCGCTCGCGTCGCCGCTCACCACCTCGGCCGATCGCGCTTCACGGTGTTGACCGACCGTATCGACTGACCCCGAATAGGGGGAGGCAACGGGCGTTGCAGCGCCCGTCACCGCAGGGTCTGGACCCCGCACCTCGCGCTGCCCGGGCAGCGCTACGTTCCCCCGCCGGCTGGCCGGCAGGGATGGCGATAGGTGTTATAAGTGAACGAAGAATTGACCTTGGAGCCGGTGGCTCCGACCCGCCCCGTTGCAGGATATATTGGCGGTAAGAAGAACCTGTCGAAGCGGCTCGTAGCGCTAATCAACGAGACGCCCCATGACCTCTACGTGGAGCCGTTCGTCGGCATGGGCGGCGTCTTCTTTCGGCGTGATCGCCGCCCCAAGACCGAAGTCATCAACGATATCTCGGCCGACGTGACGACATTGTTCCGCATCCTCCAGCGCCACTATCAGCAATTCCTCGACACGCTGAAATGGCAGCTGGCGAGCCGTGCCGAGTTCGACCGGCTGCTGCGAGTCGACCCCGACACGCTGACCGACCTCGAACGGTCGGCCCGCTTCCTCTACGTCCAGAAGCTCGCTTTCGGGGGCAAAGTGACCGGCCGCAGCTTCGGCGTAACCACCACCGGTCCCGCCCGCTTCGATCTGACGAAATTGGTGCCGATGCTCGAAGCCGTCCACGATCGGCTCGCGCCGGTCATCATCGAGCGGCTGCCGTTCGAGAAGCTGATCCCGCGCTACGATCGCCCCGGTGCGCTGTTCTATTGCGACCCGCCCTATGTCGACGGCGAAGATGACTATGGCAAAGGCGTCTTCTCACCGGCCGATTATGCCCGACTGAGAGACCTCTTAGAAGCCGTTGAAGGACGCTTCATCCTGTCGATCAACGACCGCCCCGAGATCCGCGAGCTGTTCGCTGCCAGCACGATCGAGCCGGTCGAGCTGAACTATCGCATCAGCGGCAAAACAACACCGGCGCGCGAACTGATCATCACTGGCGGTCAGGGCGCGGCGGCGCTACATGCTACCCATGAACGGCGGCGCTAGTGCTCCAGAACCTCTTGTCCGAGACTCCAGAAGCTTTTGCCGCGCTACAATAGAAAATGTAGAATTGTTCCTCGACCCCCAGCGACCAGGTGTGGAGCAAGGGGGTCAGTTCGGCGTCGCCGAAATAATTGACCGTGCGCCAGAACCAGAAGTTCGACCCCGACAGCGCGGTCGCCGCGGCGCTCCACGACAGGTCGCGCATGTCCTGCGGGAAGAGCCGCCACCATCCGACCGCGAGCACGACGAGGAGCATGGCGAGCAGCGCGGGCAGGATGCGCAGCGCGCGGCGGCGATAGAAGCCCGCGAGCGTAAAACGATCGCCGTCCATCTCCTTGAGGATGATGCGGCTGATCAGATAGCCCGAGATGACGAAGAAGATGTCGACGCCGACGAAACCGCCAGGGATGGCATCAAGGCCGGCGTGGACGAGCAGGATTGGCAGGACGGCAACGGCGCGCAGCCCGGCGATGTCGTTGCGATACTGCATGGTCCCCCGAAAACTGGCCGGCGCGAGCCGACGCTGACTAGCGGCTTGGGGGCATCAGGGAAAGGGGGATGGCGCGGGCGGACGCAAGCGCCCGCCCGCCGCCGGATCAGGCCGGATAGGTCCAGGCGCCGTCGCGGGCGAAATTCTCTGCCGCGAAATCCCAGTTGAGCAATTCGTCGACCACCGCGTCGACATAGGCCGGACGCAGGTTCTTGCGGTCGATGTAATAGGCATGTTCCCACACGTCGATCACGACGAGCGGCTTGATGCCCGCGGTCAGCTCGGTGCCCGCATCGTGCGTGTCGGTGACCGACAGCGTGCCGTCGCGCGAGACGAGCCACGCCCAGCCCGAGGCGAAATGATTGACCGCGGTTTCCTTGAGCTTCTTCTTGAGCTCTTCGAGCGACCCGAAGTCGCGCTCGATCGCGGCGGCGAGATCGCCCTTGGGCTCGGTCCTGGTCGGGCTCAGGCTCTCCCAGTAGAAGGCGTGGTTCCACGACTGCGCCGCATTGTTGAACAGGCCCTTGTTGCCCGAGCCTTCGGCGTGGTGGACGATTTCCTCGAGCGGCTTCGACGCGAGGTCGGTGCCCTCGATCGCGGCATTGACCTTGTCGACATAGGCCTTGTGATGCTTGCCATGGTGCGTCGCCAGCGTGTCGGCCGAGATATGCGGCTCCAGCGCGTCCTGGGCGTACGGCAGGGGAGGATGAGCGATCGTCATGGCAGTCTTCCTTTTGTTTTGAACGTTCGGGGTCTTAACTCGGTATCGGGGGGCGCGGTTGCAACCCCGGGACGGGGAAATTTTCATCTCGTCATTGCGAGCGAAGCGGGCCGAAGGCGGCCGTAGGCCAACCAATCCAGAGCGGTTACCGCCTACGCTGGATTGCCGCGTCGCCTTCGGCCCCTCGCAATGACGAGGGGGCTACGTCACCATGCCGCGCAGCGTCGCGATCCGGTCGGCCTCCTCGGCGGGCTTGTCGCGGCGGATGCGCGAAATCCGCGGGAAACGCATCGCAAGCCCCGACTTGTGGCGTTTCGACGCGTGGATCGAATCGAACGCGACCTCGAGCACGAGCGACTTTTCGACCTCGCGTACCGGGCCGAAGCGGTTCAGCGTGTGGTCGCGGACGAACTTGTCGAGCCATTTCAGCTCCTCGTCGGTGAAGCCCGAATAGGCCTTGCCCACCGGAAGCAGTTCGCCGTCGTCGGACCAGCAGCCGAAGCTGTAGTCCGAATAGAAGCTCGCGCGG includes:
- a CDS encoding DNA adenine methylase — protein: MNEELTLEPVAPTRPVAGYIGGKKNLSKRLVALINETPHDLYVEPFVGMGGVFFRRDRRPKTEVINDISADVTTLFRILQRHYQQFLDTLKWQLASRAEFDRLLRVDPDTLTDLERSARFLYVQKLAFGGKVTGRSFGVTTTGPARFDLTKLVPMLEAVHDRLAPVIIERLPFEKLIPRYDRPGALFYCDPPYVDGEDDYGKGVFSPADYARLRDLLEAVEGRFILSINDRPEIRELFAASTIEPVELNYRISGKTTPARELIITGGQGAAALHATHERRR
- a CDS encoding phage tail assembly chaperone, with product MEQLQHFFSPSTGSWFNEAIHGPRQIADPQTEAQIEAGRKPRYRVNPACTIPVDAIAVDQSRWMALLTAQGEGKVISIDAGRVVAIDPVSTAEEQLAAIRARRDRLLLATDPMVTVPDYPITEEQRAELLAWRQALRDFPDAIAPSLPSADVEWPPRPSWIGEQGEKL
- a CDS encoding acyltransferase gives rise to the protein MQYRNDIAGLRAVAVLPILLVHAGLDAIPGGFVGVDIFFVISGYLISRIILKEMDGDRFTLAGFYRRRALRILPALLAMLLVVLAVGWWRLFPQDMRDLSWSAAATALSGSNFWFWRTVNYFGDAELTPLLHTWSLGVEEQFYIFYCSAAKASGVSDKRFWSTSAAVHG
- a CDS encoding putative phage tail protein, producing the protein MGVAPSTNQLPVRDAIAYREQLAALLPRGRAWPRHEDSTLMRLLHAEADELARVDGRASDLFEEVDVRTALELLGDWERVAGLPDACTPAPDSIAERRAALLSRITGQGGQTPAYFVELAASIGYAITIDEFRPFRAGMRCGERLYDEAWAHVWRVNVQPAAIDTGTGVSVRYFRAGQSRAGERLVGYGSLNLECLIMRARPAHTNVLFAYDIEPEPLAWFDFTEE
- a CDS encoding superoxide dismutase: MTIAHPPLPYAQDALEPHISADTLATHHGKHHKAYVDKVNAAIEGTDLASKPLEEIVHHAEGSGNKGLFNNAAQSWNHAFYWESLSPTRTEPKGDLAAAIERDFGSLEELKKKLKETAVNHFASGWAWLVSRDGTLSVTDTHDAGTELTAGIKPLVVIDVWEHAYYIDRKNLRPAYVDAVVDELLNWDFAAENFARDGAWTYPA
- a CDS encoding host-nuclease inhibitor Gam family protein; this translates as MSRRKQPALPVPTTDEAAIALISEYIDVERRLRLAAEAADEMIAGVKEGLDEIKAEARPEQEQRFAAIKSWWEAGAAQRWAGKKRSADVAGAKIGTRLSNASVRMPKGIKIDAIVEWLRGHSWTGASRFVRAKYELNKDALIAAWPDEADTRKLFEDKGVKVSQADQFFIDVTPADTKEEARTDG
- a CDS encoding baseplate J/gp47 family protein, with the translated sequence MPFNRPTLTALIDRARADIDGRLPGADSKLPASVLDVKARNSAGAVNGLYGYLDWLADQILPDRAEAEILMRHASTWNIPRKGAVGATGPVGLTGVLGAAVPVGSPLVREDGVEYRTTAAVTLGAGTTIAPVEEVAGGVAGDTAPATQLRFIAPITGVNAAAIVQAPGLTGGAAEEDDEALRARLLARIRTPPNGGSKGDYQRWALEIAEVTRAWVFPGWMGAGTVGVTFVLDGRADILPLPGDLAAVEAHLDDRRPVTADVVVFAPEPFPIDVRIKIVPDTTAARAAVLAELDDFFRRDAEPGGMIYLSRMREAVSIAAGEVWHDLELPSLNIQAPAGSLPVLGDVEWV